In Calonectris borealis chromosome 22, bCalBor7.hap1.2, whole genome shotgun sequence, one genomic interval encodes:
- the KAT7 gene encoding histone acetyltransferase KAT7 isoform X2, which produces MYGSVVLQRNAGSSSDGTEDSDFSTDPEHTDSSESDGTSRRSARVTRSSARLSQSSQDSSPVRNPPSFGAEEPVYSTRRVTRSQQQPTPVTPKKYPLRQTRSSGSETEQVVDFSDRDTKNAADHDESPPRTPTGNAPSSESDIDISSPNVSHDESIAKDMSMKDSGSDLSHRPKRRRFHESYNFNMKCPTPGCNSLGHLTGKHERHFSISGCPLYHNLSADECKVRAQSRDKQIEERMLAHRQDDNNRHATRHQAPTERQLRYKEKVAELRKKRNSGLSKEQKEKYMEHRQTYGNTREPLLENLTSEYDLELFRRAQARASEDLEKLRLQGQITEGSNMIKTIAFGRYELDTWYHSPYPEEYARLGRLYMCEFCLKYMKSQTILRRHMAKCVWKHPPGDEIYRKGSISVFEVDGKKNKIYCQNLCLLAKLFLDHKTLYYDVEPFLFYVMTEADNTGCHLIGYFSKEKNSFLNYNVSCILTMPQYMRQGYGKMLIDFSYLLSKVEEKVGSPERPLSDLGLISYRSYWKEVLLRYLHNFQGKEISIKEISQETAVNPVDIVSTLQALQMLKYWKGKHLVLKRQDLIDEWIAKEAKRSNSNKIMDPSCLKWTPPKGT; this is translated from the exons ATGTATGGCTCTGTGGTGTTGCAGAGGAATGCGGGCAGTAGCTCAGATGGAACAGAAGACTCTGATTTCTCTACCGATCCTGAGCATACGGACAGCTCTGAAAGCGATGGCACATCACGACGATCCGCCCGTGTGACCCGTTCCTCAGCCAGACTCAGTCAAAGCTCTCAAg ATTCCAGCCCAGTTCGTAATCCGCCATCGTTTGGAGCAGAAGAGCCTGTCTATTCTACGAGGAGGGTAACCCGCAGCCAACAGCAGCCTACTCCTGTGACTCCAAAGAAATACCCGCTCCGGCAGACTCGCTCATCTGGGTCAGAGACTGAGCAAGTGGTTGACTTTTCTGATAGAG ACACTAAAAATGCAGCGGACCACGATGAGTCTCCACCTCGTACCCCCACCGGGAATGCCCCTTCCTCAGAGTCTGATATTGATATCTCCAGTCCAAATGTATCCCATGATGAGAGCATTGCCAAGGACATGTCCATGAAGGATTCTGGAAGTGACCTGTCTCACCGCCCTAAGCGCCGCCGCTTCCATGAAAGCTACAATTTCAACATGAAATGTCCCACTCCTGGTTGTAACTCTTTAG GACACCTGACTGGAAAACATGAGCGACACTTCTCCATATCGGGATGCCCACTATATCATAATCTCTCAGCAGATGAGTGCAAG GTGCGAGCACAGAGCCGGGATAAGCAAATTGAGGAGAGAATGCTGGCCCATCGGCAGGATGACAACAACAGGCACGCCACCAGACACCAG GCACCAACAGAGAGACAGCTGCGATACAAAGAGAAAGTAGCTGAGCTCAGGAAAAAGAGGAACTCAGGACTAAGcaaggagcaaaaagaaaaatacatg GAGCACAGACAAACCTACGGCAATACTAGGGAACCTCTACTTGAAAACCTGACGAGCGAGTATGACCTTGAGCTTTTCCGAAGAGCACAAGCACGGGCATCTGAAGACCTG gaAAAGTTGCGGCTCCAGGGCCAGATCACAGAAGGCAGCAATATGATTAAAACAATTGCTTTTGGCCGTTATGAGCTGGATACCTGGTATCATTCTCCCTACCCAGAGGAGTATGCTCGTCTGGGACGTCTCTACATGTGTGAGTTCTGTCTCAAATATATGAAGAGCCAGACAATACTGCGCAGACACATG GCAAAATGTGTTTGGAAACATCCACCGGGCGATGAAATCTACCGCAAAGGCTCCATTTCGGTGTTTGAAGTGGATGGGAAAAAGAACAAG ATCTACTGTCAAAACCTGTGTCTGCTGGCAAAACTTTTCTTGGACCATAAAACACTGTATTATGATGTTGAACCCTTCCTCTTCTATGTCATGACAGAAGCTGACAACACTGGCTGTCACCTGATAGGATATTTCTCCAAG GAGAAGAATTCTTTTCTCAACTACAATGTTTCATGTATCCTGACAATGCCTCAATATATGAGGCAAGGTTATGGCAAAATGCTCATTGACTTCA GCTATTTGCTTTctaaagtagaagaaaaagttGGCTCTCCGGAACGCCCTCTGTCTGATTTAGGTCTCATCAGTTACCGCAGTTACTGGAAGGAAGTTCTCCTTCGTTACCTGCATAATTTCCAAGGAAAAGAGATCTCTATAAAAG AAATCAGCCAGGAGACTGCAGTAAACCCTGTCGACATTGTTAGCACATTGCAGGCGCTTCAGATGCTCAAGTACTGGAAGGGAAAACACCTGGTCCTAAAAAGACAG GATCTGATTGATGAATGGATAGCCAAAGAGGCAAAAAGATCCAACAGCAATAAGATAAtggatcccagctgtttgaaaTGGACCCCTCCTAAGGGAACTTAA
- the KAT7 gene encoding histone acetyltransferase KAT7 isoform X3 has protein sequence MPRRKRNAGSSSDGTEDSDFSTDPEHTDSSESDGTSRRSARVTRSSARLSQSSQDSSPVRNPPSFGAEEPVYSTRRVTRSQQQPTPVTPKKYPLRQTRSSGSETEQVVDFSDRDTKNAADHDESPPRTPTGNAPSSESDIDISSPNVSHDESIAKDMSMKDSGSDLSHRPKRRRFHESYNFNMKCPTPGCNSLGHLTGKHERHFSISGCPLYHNLSADECKVRAQSRDKQIEERMLAHRQDDNNRHATRHQAPTERQLRYKEKVAELRKKRNSGLSKEQKEKYMEHRQTYGNTREPLLENLTSEYDLELFRRAQARASEDLEKLRLQGQITEGSNMIKTIAFGRYELDTWYHSPYPEEYARLGRLYMCEFCLKYMKSQTILRRHMAKCVWKHPPGDEIYRKGSISVFEVDGKKNKIYCQNLCLLAKLFLDHKTLYYDVEPFLFYVMTEADNTGCHLIGYFSKEKNSFLNYNVSCILTMPQYMRQGYGKMLIDFSYLLSKVEEKVGSPERPLSDLGLISYRSYWKEVLLRYLHNFQGKEISIKEISQETAVNPVDIVSTLQALQMLKYWKGKHLVLKRQDLIDEWIAKEAKRSNSNKIMDPSCLKWTPPKGT, from the exons AGGAATGCGGGCAGTAGCTCAGATGGAACAGAAGACTCTGATTTCTCTACCGATCCTGAGCATACGGACAGCTCTGAAAGCGATGGCACATCACGACGATCCGCCCGTGTGACCCGTTCCTCAGCCAGACTCAGTCAAAGCTCTCAAg ATTCCAGCCCAGTTCGTAATCCGCCATCGTTTGGAGCAGAAGAGCCTGTCTATTCTACGAGGAGGGTAACCCGCAGCCAACAGCAGCCTACTCCTGTGACTCCAAAGAAATACCCGCTCCGGCAGACTCGCTCATCTGGGTCAGAGACTGAGCAAGTGGTTGACTTTTCTGATAGAG ACACTAAAAATGCAGCGGACCACGATGAGTCTCCACCTCGTACCCCCACCGGGAATGCCCCTTCCTCAGAGTCTGATATTGATATCTCCAGTCCAAATGTATCCCATGATGAGAGCATTGCCAAGGACATGTCCATGAAGGATTCTGGAAGTGACCTGTCTCACCGCCCTAAGCGCCGCCGCTTCCATGAAAGCTACAATTTCAACATGAAATGTCCCACTCCTGGTTGTAACTCTTTAG GACACCTGACTGGAAAACATGAGCGACACTTCTCCATATCGGGATGCCCACTATATCATAATCTCTCAGCAGATGAGTGCAAG GTGCGAGCACAGAGCCGGGATAAGCAAATTGAGGAGAGAATGCTGGCCCATCGGCAGGATGACAACAACAGGCACGCCACCAGACACCAG GCACCAACAGAGAGACAGCTGCGATACAAAGAGAAAGTAGCTGAGCTCAGGAAAAAGAGGAACTCAGGACTAAGcaaggagcaaaaagaaaaatacatg GAGCACAGACAAACCTACGGCAATACTAGGGAACCTCTACTTGAAAACCTGACGAGCGAGTATGACCTTGAGCTTTTCCGAAGAGCACAAGCACGGGCATCTGAAGACCTG gaAAAGTTGCGGCTCCAGGGCCAGATCACAGAAGGCAGCAATATGATTAAAACAATTGCTTTTGGCCGTTATGAGCTGGATACCTGGTATCATTCTCCCTACCCAGAGGAGTATGCTCGTCTGGGACGTCTCTACATGTGTGAGTTCTGTCTCAAATATATGAAGAGCCAGACAATACTGCGCAGACACATG GCAAAATGTGTTTGGAAACATCCACCGGGCGATGAAATCTACCGCAAAGGCTCCATTTCGGTGTTTGAAGTGGATGGGAAAAAGAACAAG ATCTACTGTCAAAACCTGTGTCTGCTGGCAAAACTTTTCTTGGACCATAAAACACTGTATTATGATGTTGAACCCTTCCTCTTCTATGTCATGACAGAAGCTGACAACACTGGCTGTCACCTGATAGGATATTTCTCCAAG GAGAAGAATTCTTTTCTCAACTACAATGTTTCATGTATCCTGACAATGCCTCAATATATGAGGCAAGGTTATGGCAAAATGCTCATTGACTTCA GCTATTTGCTTTctaaagtagaagaaaaagttGGCTCTCCGGAACGCCCTCTGTCTGATTTAGGTCTCATCAGTTACCGCAGTTACTGGAAGGAAGTTCTCCTTCGTTACCTGCATAATTTCCAAGGAAAAGAGATCTCTATAAAAG AAATCAGCCAGGAGACTGCAGTAAACCCTGTCGACATTGTTAGCACATTGCAGGCGCTTCAGATGCTCAAGTACTGGAAGGGAAAACACCTGGTCCTAAAAAGACAG GATCTGATTGATGAATGGATAGCCAAAGAGGCAAAAAGATCCAACAGCAATAAGATAAtggatcccagctgtttgaaaTGGACCCCTCCTAAGGGAACTTAA
- the KAT7 gene encoding histone acetyltransferase KAT7 isoform X1 has protein sequence MPRRKRAAQSTAWCGGPLRWSQDERNAGSSSDGTEDSDFSTDPEHTDSSESDGTSRRSARVTRSSARLSQSSQDSSPVRNPPSFGAEEPVYSTRRVTRSQQQPTPVTPKKYPLRQTRSSGSETEQVVDFSDRDTKNAADHDESPPRTPTGNAPSSESDIDISSPNVSHDESIAKDMSMKDSGSDLSHRPKRRRFHESYNFNMKCPTPGCNSLGHLTGKHERHFSISGCPLYHNLSADECKVRAQSRDKQIEERMLAHRQDDNNRHATRHQAPTERQLRYKEKVAELRKKRNSGLSKEQKEKYMEHRQTYGNTREPLLENLTSEYDLELFRRAQARASEDLEKLRLQGQITEGSNMIKTIAFGRYELDTWYHSPYPEEYARLGRLYMCEFCLKYMKSQTILRRHMAKCVWKHPPGDEIYRKGSISVFEVDGKKNKIYCQNLCLLAKLFLDHKTLYYDVEPFLFYVMTEADNTGCHLIGYFSKEKNSFLNYNVSCILTMPQYMRQGYGKMLIDFSYLLSKVEEKVGSPERPLSDLGLISYRSYWKEVLLRYLHNFQGKEISIKEISQETAVNPVDIVSTLQALQMLKYWKGKHLVLKRQDLIDEWIAKEAKRSNSNKIMDPSCLKWTPPKGT, from the exons AGGAATGCGGGCAGTAGCTCAGATGGAACAGAAGACTCTGATTTCTCTACCGATCCTGAGCATACGGACAGCTCTGAAAGCGATGGCACATCACGACGATCCGCCCGTGTGACCCGTTCCTCAGCCAGACTCAGTCAAAGCTCTCAAg ATTCCAGCCCAGTTCGTAATCCGCCATCGTTTGGAGCAGAAGAGCCTGTCTATTCTACGAGGAGGGTAACCCGCAGCCAACAGCAGCCTACTCCTGTGACTCCAAAGAAATACCCGCTCCGGCAGACTCGCTCATCTGGGTCAGAGACTGAGCAAGTGGTTGACTTTTCTGATAGAG ACACTAAAAATGCAGCGGACCACGATGAGTCTCCACCTCGTACCCCCACCGGGAATGCCCCTTCCTCAGAGTCTGATATTGATATCTCCAGTCCAAATGTATCCCATGATGAGAGCATTGCCAAGGACATGTCCATGAAGGATTCTGGAAGTGACCTGTCTCACCGCCCTAAGCGCCGCCGCTTCCATGAAAGCTACAATTTCAACATGAAATGTCCCACTCCTGGTTGTAACTCTTTAG GACACCTGACTGGAAAACATGAGCGACACTTCTCCATATCGGGATGCCCACTATATCATAATCTCTCAGCAGATGAGTGCAAG GTGCGAGCACAGAGCCGGGATAAGCAAATTGAGGAGAGAATGCTGGCCCATCGGCAGGATGACAACAACAGGCACGCCACCAGACACCAG GCACCAACAGAGAGACAGCTGCGATACAAAGAGAAAGTAGCTGAGCTCAGGAAAAAGAGGAACTCAGGACTAAGcaaggagcaaaaagaaaaatacatg GAGCACAGACAAACCTACGGCAATACTAGGGAACCTCTACTTGAAAACCTGACGAGCGAGTATGACCTTGAGCTTTTCCGAAGAGCACAAGCACGGGCATCTGAAGACCTG gaAAAGTTGCGGCTCCAGGGCCAGATCACAGAAGGCAGCAATATGATTAAAACAATTGCTTTTGGCCGTTATGAGCTGGATACCTGGTATCATTCTCCCTACCCAGAGGAGTATGCTCGTCTGGGACGTCTCTACATGTGTGAGTTCTGTCTCAAATATATGAAGAGCCAGACAATACTGCGCAGACACATG GCAAAATGTGTTTGGAAACATCCACCGGGCGATGAAATCTACCGCAAAGGCTCCATTTCGGTGTTTGAAGTGGATGGGAAAAAGAACAAG ATCTACTGTCAAAACCTGTGTCTGCTGGCAAAACTTTTCTTGGACCATAAAACACTGTATTATGATGTTGAACCCTTCCTCTTCTATGTCATGACAGAAGCTGACAACACTGGCTGTCACCTGATAGGATATTTCTCCAAG GAGAAGAATTCTTTTCTCAACTACAATGTTTCATGTATCCTGACAATGCCTCAATATATGAGGCAAGGTTATGGCAAAATGCTCATTGACTTCA GCTATTTGCTTTctaaagtagaagaaaaagttGGCTCTCCGGAACGCCCTCTGTCTGATTTAGGTCTCATCAGTTACCGCAGTTACTGGAAGGAAGTTCTCCTTCGTTACCTGCATAATTTCCAAGGAAAAGAGATCTCTATAAAAG AAATCAGCCAGGAGACTGCAGTAAACCCTGTCGACATTGTTAGCACATTGCAGGCGCTTCAGATGCTCAAGTACTGGAAGGGAAAACACCTGGTCCTAAAAAGACAG GATCTGATTGATGAATGGATAGCCAAAGAGGCAAAAAGATCCAACAGCAATAAGATAAtggatcccagctgtttgaaaTGGACCCCTCCTAAGGGAACTTAA
- the KAT7 gene encoding histone acetyltransferase KAT7 isoform X4: protein MPRRKRAAQSTAWCGGPLRWSQDERNAGSSSDGTEDSDFSTDPEHTDSSESDGTSRRSARVTRSSARLSQSSQDSSPVRNPPSFGAEEPVYSTRRVTRSQQQPTPVTPKKYPLRQTRSSGSETEQVVDFSDRDTKNAADHDESPPRTPTGNAPSSESDIDISSPNVSHDESIAKDMSMKDSGSDLSHRPKRRRFHESYNFNMKCPTPGCNSLGHLTGKHERHFSISGCPLYHNLSADECKVRAQSRDKQIEERMLAHRQDDNNRHATRHQAPTERQLRYKEKVAELRKKRNSGLSKEQKEKYMEHRQTYGNTREPLLENLTSEYDLELFRRAQARASEDLEKLRLQGQITEGSNMIKTIAFGRYELDTWYHSPYPEEYARLGRLYMCEFCLKYMKSQTILRRHMAKCVWKHPPGDEIYRKGSISVFEVDGKKNKIYCQNLCLLAKLFLDHKTLYYDVEPFLFYVMTEADNTGCHLIGYFSKEKNSFLNYNVSCILTMPQYMRQGYGKMLIDFSYLLSKVEEKVGSPERPLSDLGLISYRSYWKEVLLRYLHNFQGKEISIKGCLSVSWAVSVQLCMACIPCLWFFKLFAISQPSRVK from the exons AGGAATGCGGGCAGTAGCTCAGATGGAACAGAAGACTCTGATTTCTCTACCGATCCTGAGCATACGGACAGCTCTGAAAGCGATGGCACATCACGACGATCCGCCCGTGTGACCCGTTCCTCAGCCAGACTCAGTCAAAGCTCTCAAg ATTCCAGCCCAGTTCGTAATCCGCCATCGTTTGGAGCAGAAGAGCCTGTCTATTCTACGAGGAGGGTAACCCGCAGCCAACAGCAGCCTACTCCTGTGACTCCAAAGAAATACCCGCTCCGGCAGACTCGCTCATCTGGGTCAGAGACTGAGCAAGTGGTTGACTTTTCTGATAGAG ACACTAAAAATGCAGCGGACCACGATGAGTCTCCACCTCGTACCCCCACCGGGAATGCCCCTTCCTCAGAGTCTGATATTGATATCTCCAGTCCAAATGTATCCCATGATGAGAGCATTGCCAAGGACATGTCCATGAAGGATTCTGGAAGTGACCTGTCTCACCGCCCTAAGCGCCGCCGCTTCCATGAAAGCTACAATTTCAACATGAAATGTCCCACTCCTGGTTGTAACTCTTTAG GACACCTGACTGGAAAACATGAGCGACACTTCTCCATATCGGGATGCCCACTATATCATAATCTCTCAGCAGATGAGTGCAAG GTGCGAGCACAGAGCCGGGATAAGCAAATTGAGGAGAGAATGCTGGCCCATCGGCAGGATGACAACAACAGGCACGCCACCAGACACCAG GCACCAACAGAGAGACAGCTGCGATACAAAGAGAAAGTAGCTGAGCTCAGGAAAAAGAGGAACTCAGGACTAAGcaaggagcaaaaagaaaaatacatg GAGCACAGACAAACCTACGGCAATACTAGGGAACCTCTACTTGAAAACCTGACGAGCGAGTATGACCTTGAGCTTTTCCGAAGAGCACAAGCACGGGCATCTGAAGACCTG gaAAAGTTGCGGCTCCAGGGCCAGATCACAGAAGGCAGCAATATGATTAAAACAATTGCTTTTGGCCGTTATGAGCTGGATACCTGGTATCATTCTCCCTACCCAGAGGAGTATGCTCGTCTGGGACGTCTCTACATGTGTGAGTTCTGTCTCAAATATATGAAGAGCCAGACAATACTGCGCAGACACATG GCAAAATGTGTTTGGAAACATCCACCGGGCGATGAAATCTACCGCAAAGGCTCCATTTCGGTGTTTGAAGTGGATGGGAAAAAGAACAAG ATCTACTGTCAAAACCTGTGTCTGCTGGCAAAACTTTTCTTGGACCATAAAACACTGTATTATGATGTTGAACCCTTCCTCTTCTATGTCATGACAGAAGCTGACAACACTGGCTGTCACCTGATAGGATATTTCTCCAAG GAGAAGAATTCTTTTCTCAACTACAATGTTTCATGTATCCTGACAATGCCTCAATATATGAGGCAAGGTTATGGCAAAATGCTCATTGACTTCA GCTATTTGCTTTctaaagtagaagaaaaagttGGCTCTCCGGAACGCCCTCTGTCTGATTTAGGTCTCATCAGTTACCGCAGTTACTGGAAGGAAGTTCTCCTTCGTTACCTGCATAATTTCCAAGGAAAAGAGATCTCTATAAAAG GCTGTCTTTCAGTGAGCTGGGCAGTTTCTGTACAGCTCTGCATGGCTTGCATCCCTTGCCTGTGGTTCTTCAAGCTATTTGCGATCAGTCAGCCCTCAAGAGTGAAATGA